From the Billgrantia sulfidoxydans genome, one window contains:
- a CDS encoding AMP-binding protein: protein MTKQAVWTPDRETRQRTRLQQWIGELELNDYDRLLERSVEDTAWFWGAVEKKLGVEWRSSYAAVIEDPQEIMHPRWFTEGRLNIIDSLLERWAREPETGARQALVSQAEDGRQVRYSYGELAGEVARCAEALRGLGVKRGDVVSLYLPMIPQAIIAMLAVIRLGAIYAPSFSGYNAEALAVRLADSGSRFLITADGYYRRGRFIEMKAKADEAIAAGSAVETVVVVNNAGSDPSRLAAHEHDWEALMAAVPAREERELPCEMASDDPLLLIYTSGTSGKPKGAVHTHAGLPLKAALDLGLCMDLGEGDALFWITDMGWLTAPVAVFGAFMNGATLAIYDGAPNHPQEDRLWTLVEAFGATHVGISPTFTRSLMKSDIAPKQLGERVRLFLSTGEPWDDESWHWLFETVGERRIPIINYAGGTEIGGGILVNVLLRPIGPSCFNSPVPGMAAGVVNPDGERVVDELGELVIDRPWVGMTRSFWHDDAKYEGEYFSRWPGRWVHGDMAIAYPDGQLEIRGRSDDTMNVAGKRVGPAEIESIVVSSPAVAEVAVVGVADPLKGEVPLCFVVLKPEAEREGVASTLKALVAERLGKAFAPREVFVVDELPKTKNGKLLRRVVKNAYLGNDVGDLSALESYSAVESIARLGSRGDASTKTP from the coding sequence ATGACCAAGCAAGCCGTCTGGACACCCGACCGAGAGACCCGCCAACGCACCCGGCTGCAGCAGTGGATCGGGGAACTGGAGCTCAACGACTATGACCGGCTCCTGGAGCGGAGCGTGGAAGACACCGCCTGGTTCTGGGGGGCCGTGGAGAAGAAGCTAGGCGTCGAGTGGCGCTCCTCCTATGCCGCTGTCATCGAGGACCCGCAGGAGATCATGCACCCGCGTTGGTTCACCGAGGGGCGACTCAACATCATCGACTCCCTGCTGGAGCGCTGGGCGCGCGAGCCCGAGACCGGCGCCAGGCAGGCGCTGGTGTCCCAGGCCGAGGATGGCCGCCAGGTCCGCTATAGCTACGGCGAGCTGGCCGGGGAGGTGGCGCGTTGCGCCGAGGCGCTGCGCGGGCTGGGCGTCAAGCGAGGCGATGTGGTATCGCTCTACCTGCCGATGATTCCCCAGGCGATCATCGCCATGCTGGCGGTGATTCGCCTTGGTGCGATCTATGCGCCGAGCTTCTCCGGCTATAACGCCGAGGCGCTGGCGGTGCGCCTCGCGGACTCCGGCTCGCGCTTTCTGATCACGGCCGACGGCTACTACCGCCGTGGGCGCTTCATCGAGATGAAGGCCAAGGCCGACGAGGCGATTGCCGCTGGCAGTGCCGTCGAGACCGTCGTCGTGGTCAACAACGCCGGCTCCGATCCCTCCCGGCTGGCCGCCCACGAGCACGACTGGGAAGCGCTGATGGCCGCCGTGCCGGCGCGTGAGGAACGAGAGCTGCCCTGCGAAATGGCCAGCGACGACCCGCTGCTGCTGATCTATACCTCGGGGACTTCGGGCAAGCCCAAAGGCGCGGTGCATACCCATGCGGGCCTGCCGCTCAAGGCCGCCCTTGACCTGGGCCTGTGCATGGATCTCGGCGAGGGCGATGCGCTCTTCTGGATTACCGACATGGGCTGGCTGACCGCGCCGGTGGCGGTGTTCGGGGCATTCATGAACGGCGCGACCCTAGCGATCTACGACGGTGCGCCGAACCATCCGCAGGAGGATCGCCTGTGGACGCTGGTCGAGGCGTTCGGTGCCACCCACGTGGGCATCTCGCCGACCTTCACCCGCAGCCTGATGAAGAGCGACATCGCCCCCAAGCAGCTGGGCGAACGGGTCCGGCTGTTCCTTTCCACCGGCGAGCCCTGGGATGACGAGAGCTGGCACTGGCTGTTCGAGACGGTGGGAGAGCGCCGCATCCCGATCATCAACTACGCCGGCGGCACCGAGATCGGCGGCGGGATTCTGGTTAACGTGCTGCTCAGGCCGATCGGTCCCTCCTGTTTCAACAGCCCCGTTCCCGGCATGGCCGCCGGCGTCGTCAATCCTGACGGCGAGCGAGTCGTCGACGAGCTCGGCGAACTGGTGATCGACAGGCCCTGGGTCGGCATGACCAGGAGCTTCTGGCACGACGACGCCAAGTACGAGGGTGAATATTTCTCCCGCTGGCCGGGACGCTGGGTGCACGGCGACATGGCGATCGCCTATCCCGACGGCCAACTGGAGATCCGCGGACGCTCGGACGACACCATGAACGTGGCCGGCAAGCGCGTGGGGCCGGCGGAGATCGAGAGCATCGTGGTGTCGTCCCCCGCGGTGGCGGAGGTTGCCGTCGTCGGCGTCGCCGACCCCCTGAAAGGGGAAGTGCCGCTGTGCTTCGTGGTGCTCAAGCCGGAGGCCGAGCGCGAAGGCGTCGCCTCGACCCTCAAGGCCCTAGTCGCCGAGAGGCTGGGCAAGGCCTTCGCCCCGCGCGAGGTATTCGTCGTCGACGAACTGCCCAAGACCAAGAACGGCAAGCTGCTGCGGCGGGTGGTGAAGAACGCCTACCTCGGCAACGACGTGGGCGACCTCTCGGCGCTAGAGAGCTATTCGGCGGTGGAGAGCATCGCCCGCCTGGGCTCGCGCGGCGACGCTTCGACCAAAACGCCGTAA
- a CDS encoding branched-chain amino acid ABC transporter permease produces the protein MSTTTALSPAMKLQRRATRRRHALYLALIAIALVAPLVIYPVFLMKVLCFALFACAFNLLLGYAGLLSFGHAAFLASGGYVTGYLLASYPGLSPELGILAGTFSAVLLGALFGALAIRRQGIYFAMITLALSQLVYFLFLQSPFTGGEDGLHGVPRGELFGLVSLGSNLAMYYFVFAIFLIGFAIIQRAVHSPYGQVLKAIRENEPRAVSLGYNVDAYKLLAFVLSAGLAGLAGATKTLVFQLASLTDAHWHMSGEVILMTLLGGVGTLFGPLVGAGVVVSLQTQLAQSPLGNWVSVVLGAIFVLCVLSFRSGIVGEIQRLVKKNFK, from the coding sequence ATGTCCACCACCACCGCCCTGTCCCCGGCGATGAAGCTGCAGCGGCGTGCCACACGGCGACGCCACGCCCTCTATCTGGCGCTGATCGCCATCGCCCTTGTCGCGCCCCTCGTCATTTATCCCGTGTTCCTGATGAAGGTGCTGTGCTTCGCGCTGTTCGCCTGTGCCTTCAACCTGCTGCTTGGCTATGCGGGGTTACTCTCCTTCGGCCACGCCGCCTTCCTGGCCTCCGGCGGCTACGTCACCGGCTACCTGCTGGCCAGCTATCCGGGGCTGTCGCCGGAGCTGGGCATCCTGGCCGGTACCTTCTCCGCCGTGCTGCTGGGTGCCCTGTTCGGTGCCCTGGCGATCCGCCGCCAGGGTATCTACTTCGCCATGATCACCCTGGCGCTGTCGCAACTGGTCTATTTCCTCTTTCTGCAGTCGCCCTTCACCGGCGGCGAAGACGGGCTGCACGGCGTGCCGCGCGGCGAGCTGTTCGGGCTGGTCAGCCTGGGCAGCAACCTGGCGATGTACTACTTCGTGTTCGCCATCTTCCTGATCGGCTTCGCGATCATCCAGCGCGCTGTGCACTCGCCCTACGGCCAGGTGCTCAAGGCGATCCGCGAAAACGAGCCGCGCGCCGTCTCGCTGGGCTACAACGTCGACGCCTACAAGCTGCTGGCCTTCGTGCTCTCCGCCGGCCTGGCCGGCCTGGCCGGTGCGACCAAGACCCTGGTCTTCCAGCTCGCGTCGCTCACCGATGCCCACTGGCACATGTCCGGTGAGGTGATCCTGATGACGCTGCTGGGCGGGGTGGGCACCCTGTTCGGTCCGCTGGTGGGGGCCGGGGTGGTGGTCAGTCTGCAGACCCAGCTGGCGCAGTCGCCGCTGGGCAACTGGGTGAGCGTGGTCCTTGGTGCCATCTTCGTGCTCTGCGTGCTGAGCTTCCGCAGCGGCATCGTCGGCGAAATACAGAGGCTGGTGAAGAAGAACTTCAAGTAA
- a CDS encoding branched-chain amino acid ABC transporter permease, which translates to MTMIFGVPLAVFMGQLMLGLINGAFYALLSLGLAVIFGLLKIVNFAHGAMYMLGAFSALLGLQHLGLNYWAALLIAPLLVAGVGMLIERVLLRRIAHLDHLYGLLLTFGLALIFEGTLINFFGVSGSSYPTPAALQGGMNLGFMFLPTYRGWVLVAALVVCLATWYIIERTRLGAYLRAGTENPALMQAFGVNVPQLITLTYGFGVALAAFAGVLAAPLYPVSPTMGANLLIVVFAVVVIGGMGSILGAVATGLSMGLIEGLTKVYYPEAANTVIFLVMILVLMLRPAGLFGKEA; encoded by the coding sequence ATGACGATGATATTCGGGGTGCCGTTGGCTGTGTTCATGGGCCAGTTGATGCTGGGCCTTATCAACGGTGCCTTCTACGCCCTGCTCAGCCTGGGGCTGGCGGTGATCTTCGGCCTGCTGAAGATCGTCAACTTCGCCCACGGTGCCATGTACATGCTGGGCGCCTTTAGCGCCCTGCTGGGGCTGCAGCACCTGGGGCTCAACTACTGGGCGGCGCTGCTGATCGCCCCCCTGCTGGTCGCCGGGGTGGGCATGCTGATCGAGCGCGTCCTGCTGCGCCGCATTGCCCATCTCGACCACCTCTACGGGCTGCTGCTCACCTTCGGCCTGGCGCTGATCTTCGAGGGCACCCTGATCAACTTCTTCGGCGTCTCGGGCTCGAGCTACCCGACGCCTGCGGCCCTGCAGGGCGGGATGAACCTGGGCTTCATGTTCCTGCCCACCTACCGCGGCTGGGTGCTGGTGGCGGCGCTGGTGGTCTGCCTGGCCACCTGGTACATCATCGAGCGCACGCGTCTCGGGGCCTACCTGCGTGCCGGCACCGAGAACCCGGCGCTGATGCAGGCCTTCGGGGTCAATGTGCCCCAGCTGATCACCCTGACCTATGGCTTCGGCGTGGCGCTGGCCGCCTTCGCCGGGGTGCTGGCCGCGCCGCTCTACCCGGTGTCCCCGACCATGGGGGCCAACCTGCTGATCGTGGTCTTCGCCGTGGTAGTGATCGGCGGCATGGGCTCGATCCTCGGCGCTGTGGCCACCGGGCTCTCCATGGGGCTGATCGAAGGCCTGACCAAGGTCTATTATCCCGAGGCGGCCAACACCGTGATCTTCCTGGTGATGATCCTGGTGCTGATGCTGCGTCCCGCCGGCCTGTTCGGCAAGGAGGCTTGA
- a CDS encoding ABC transporter substrate-binding protein, whose product MNVNRKILASSIALAAASLAPLAAQAAQAAQAAVSDDKIVIGYMDDMNGTYSDLAGPGGLTAIEMAIEDFGGEVNGVPIELISADHRNDPAVASNLAREWMDQDSVDMITGLNASSVAIAVSKLVEQSNKFAMVTTAAADSITGEHCTPNHVHWVYDTFAVSDAAARAMVEQGGESWFLMSSDYAFGHAMEAAVENAVVESGGTIAGKIRHPFPTDDFSSYMLQAQGSGAQIIGLASAGKDLVNAINTAYQFGVPQGGQTLASLMVFITDMKSIGLDVAQGTQFVTGWYWNMDEQSREWAERFQQRVGRMPTMVQAGDYSAVTHYLKAIEATGSDDPAEVRAYLLENPIEDFFSRNGRLREDGRMVHDMYLAQVKAPTDSTGEWDLFEILATIPAEEAFRPLEESRCDLVSN is encoded by the coding sequence ATGAACGTCAATCGCAAGATCCTTGCCTCGAGCATCGCCCTCGCCGCCGCCAGCCTGGCGCCGCTGGCGGCCCAGGCGGCCCAGGCGGCCCAGGCGGCCGTCAGCGACGACAAGATCGTCATCGGCTACATGGACGACATGAACGGTACCTACAGCGACCTCGCCGGCCCCGGCGGCCTCACGGCCATCGAGATGGCGATCGAGGACTTCGGTGGCGAGGTGAACGGCGTGCCGATCGAGCTGATCAGCGCCGACCATCGCAACGATCCGGCCGTGGCCTCGAACCTGGCCCGGGAGTGGATGGATCAGGACTCGGTCGACATGATCACCGGGCTCAACGCCTCCTCGGTGGCCATCGCGGTTTCCAAGCTAGTCGAGCAGAGCAACAAGTTTGCCATGGTCACTACCGCGGCGGCGGACAGCATTACCGGCGAGCACTGCACGCCGAATCACGTCCACTGGGTGTATGACACCTTCGCCGTTTCGGATGCGGCAGCGCGCGCGATGGTGGAGCAGGGCGGCGAGTCCTGGTTCCTGATGAGCTCGGACTACGCCTTCGGTCACGCCATGGAGGCGGCGGTCGAGAATGCCGTGGTCGAGAGCGGCGGAACCATCGCCGGCAAGATTCGCCACCCCTTCCCGACCGATGACTTCTCCTCCTATATGCTGCAGGCCCAGGGCTCCGGCGCCCAGATCATCGGCCTGGCCAGCGCCGGGAAGGACCTGGTCAATGCCATCAACACCGCCTACCAGTTCGGCGTTCCCCAGGGCGGACAGACCCTGGCGAGCCTGATGGTCTTCATCACCGACATGAAGTCCATCGGCCTGGACGTCGCCCAGGGCACCCAGTTCGTGACCGGCTGGTACTGGAACATGGATGAGCAGTCCCGTGAGTGGGCCGAGCGCTTCCAGCAGCGGGTAGGCCGCATGCCCACCATGGTGCAGGCGGGCGACTACTCCGCCGTGACCCACTACCTCAAGGCGATCGAGGCCACCGGCAGCGATGACCCGGCCGAGGTACGTGCCTATCTGCTGGAGAACCCCATCGAGGACTTCTTCTCTCGCAATGGTCGCCTGCGTGAGGACGGCCGCATGGTCCACGACATGTACCTGGCACAGGTCAAGGCGCCTACCGACTCGACCGGTGAGTGGGATCTGTTCGAGATCCTCGCCACCATCCCCGCCGAGGAGGCCTTCCGTCCGCTCGAGGAGAGCCGGTGCGACCTGGTTAGCAACTGA
- a CDS encoding ABC transporter ATP-binding protein → MSVPEHRNSDGAEMLRVSDLHAFYGESHILHGVDFDVKRGELVTLLGRNGAGRSTTLKSIMNMVGRRTGSITINGNETLGMKPHRIPRLGIGYCPEERGIFASLDVEENLLLPPTVRSGGMSIDEIYAMFPNLYERRRSQGTRLSGGEQQMLAMARILRTGARLLLLDEITEGLAPVIVQALGEVLVKLKAHGMTIVLVEQNFRFAAPLADRHFVMEHGRIVEEIGAAELPSRREHLNSLLGV, encoded by the coding sequence ATGAGCGTGCCTGAGCACCGGAACAGCGACGGCGCCGAGATGCTACGGGTCAGCGACCTGCACGCCTTCTACGGCGAGTCGCACATCCTTCACGGCGTCGACTTCGACGTGAAGCGCGGCGAGCTGGTGACGCTGCTCGGCCGCAACGGCGCCGGGCGCAGCACCACCCTCAAGTCGATCATGAACATGGTCGGCCGACGTACCGGCTCAATCACGATCAACGGCAACGAGACCCTGGGCATGAAGCCCCACCGCATCCCGCGCCTGGGTATCGGCTACTGCCCCGAGGAGCGCGGGATCTTCGCCAGCCTCGACGTCGAGGAGAACCTGCTGCTGCCGCCCACGGTGCGCTCCGGGGGCATGTCGATCGACGAGATCTACGCGATGTTCCCCAACCTCTACGAGCGGCGCCGCAGCCAGGGAACCCGGCTCTCCGGCGGCGAGCAGCAGATGCTGGCCATGGCGCGCATCCTGCGCACCGGGGCACGGCTGCTGCTGCTCGACGAGATCACCGAGGGGCTGGCGCCGGTCATCGTCCAGGCGCTCGGCGAGGTGCTGGTCAAGCTCAAGGCGCACGGCATGACCATCGTGCTGGTGGAGCAGAACTTCCGCTTCGCCGCACCGCTGGCCGACCGTCACTTCGTGATGGAGCACGGACGCATCGTCGAGGAGATCGGTGCCGCCGAGCTGCCGTCGCGGCGCGAGCACCTCAACTCCCTGCTGGGGGTATGA
- a CDS encoding ABC transporter ATP-binding protein, giving the protein MSSAILEARNLTKQFRGFTAVDDVNLQVQEGHIHALIGPNGAGKTTVFNLLTKFLPPTRGEILYRGKPITGMKANEIARLGLVRSFQISAVFGHMTALENVRVALQRKLGTSFHFWKPESSLDHLNDRALELLDEVGLAEYADVLTVEMPYGRKRALEVATTLALEPTLMLLDEPTQGMGAEDVDRIVELIRRVATGRTVLMVEHNLRVVSRLCDRITVLARGAVLAEGGYQQVAHDPQVREAYMGSEATGEATA; this is encoded by the coding sequence ATGAGCAGTGCGATACTCGAAGCACGCAACCTGACCAAGCAGTTCCGCGGCTTCACCGCCGTGGACGACGTCAACCTGCAGGTTCAGGAAGGGCACATCCATGCCCTGATCGGCCCCAACGGGGCCGGCAAAACCACCGTCTTCAACCTGCTGACCAAATTCCTGCCGCCGACCCGCGGCGAGATCCTCTACCGTGGCAAGCCGATCACCGGCATGAAGGCCAACGAGATCGCGCGCCTCGGCCTGGTGCGCTCCTTCCAGATATCCGCGGTGTTCGGCCACATGACTGCGCTGGAGAACGTGCGGGTGGCCCTGCAGCGCAAGCTGGGTACCTCCTTTCACTTCTGGAAGCCCGAGAGCAGCCTCGACCACCTCAACGACCGCGCTCTGGAGCTCCTCGACGAGGTGGGCCTCGCCGAGTACGCCGATGTACTCACCGTGGAGATGCCCTACGGGCGCAAGCGCGCGCTGGAGGTGGCCACCACCCTCGCCCTGGAGCCCACGCTGATGCTGCTCGACGAGCCGACCCAGGGCATGGGCGCCGAGGACGTCGACCGCATCGTCGAATTGATCCGGCGCGTCGCGACGGGGCGCACCGTGCTGATGGTGGAGCACAACCTCCGCGTGGTCAGCCGGCTGTGCGACCGCATCACCGTACTGGCCCGCGGCGCCGTGCTGGCCGAGGGCGGCTATCAGCAAGTGGCGCATGACCCGCAGGTGCGCGAGGCCTACATGGGCAGCGAGGCGACAGGGGAGGCCACGGCATGA
- a CDS encoding electron transfer flavoprotein subunit alpha/FixB family protein, with protein sequence MSILVLAEHHDGQLAGATAHVVAAAQAIGGDIDVLVAGENVGAVAEAAARLDGVSKVRVADHAAYAHQLAEPLGALLVELAGDYRHVLAAASTTGKNVLPRVAALKDVSQISEIVEVVDGDTFKRPIYAGNAIATVKSADALKVITVRTTAFDAVAEGGSASVESVEFVAENSQSTFLKQELAQSDRPELGGARVVISGGRGMGSGENFKLLEGIADKLGAAIGASRAAVDAGFVPNDMQVGQTGKIVAPELYIAVGISGAIQHLAGMKDSKVIVAINKDEEAPIFQVADYGLVGDLFEILPELESKL encoded by the coding sequence ATGAGCATCCTGGTACTTGCAGAACATCACGACGGCCAGCTCGCCGGCGCCACCGCCCATGTGGTCGCGGCGGCCCAGGCGATTGGCGGCGACATCGACGTGCTGGTGGCCGGCGAGAACGTCGGTGCCGTGGCCGAGGCCGCCGCCAGGCTCGACGGCGTGAGCAAGGTGCGGGTGGCCGACCACGCCGCCTATGCCCACCAGCTCGCCGAGCCCCTGGGCGCGCTGCTGGTCGAGCTCGCCGGCGACTACCGCCACGTGCTGGCCGCCGCCTCCACCACCGGCAAGAACGTGCTGCCGCGCGTCGCCGCCCTGAAGGACGTCAGCCAGATCTCCGAGATCGTCGAAGTGGTTGATGGCGACACCTTCAAGCGCCCCATCTATGCCGGCAATGCCATTGCCACGGTCAAGAGCGCCGACGCGCTCAAGGTGATCACCGTGCGCACCACGGCGTTCGATGCGGTGGCAGAGGGCGGCAGTGCCAGCGTCGAGAGCGTCGAGTTCGTGGCCGAGAATAGCCAGTCCACCTTCCTCAAGCAGGAGCTGGCCCAGAGCGACCGTCCCGAACTGGGCGGGGCGCGGGTGGTCATCTCCGGCGGTCGCGGCATGGGCAGCGGCGAGAACTTCAAGCTGCTCGAGGGTATCGCCGACAAGCTGGGCGCGGCCATCGGTGCCTCGCGTGCCGCGGTGGACGCCGGCTTCGTGCCCAACGACATGCAGGTCGGCCAGACCGGCAAGATCGTCGCGCCGGAGCTCTACATCGCCGTGGGCATTTCCGGGGCGATCCAGCACCTGGCCGGCATGAAGGACTCCAAGGTGATCGTGGCGATCAACAAGGACGAGGAGGCGCCGATCTTCCAGGTGGCCGATTACGGCCTGGTCGGTGACCTGTTCGAGATCCTGCCGGAGCTGGAGAGCAAGCTGTAG